From a region of the Apibacter sp. B3706 genome:
- a CDS encoding META domain-containing protein, whose translation MKKSLLDFHLIFLGLFPLFLITSCGTSKKALKDYNEVQINQSVDEVTISTGTIDKADNVITIKVEDQGTNTTKKPKDKLDKIMVYLGDENVVKWKLVRLNSQNASDLYETLPLMRFDEPWKQIYGTTGCNKFTAYYTWENTIFNLSRLSSTELPCDFDESQFLNALQSIDEIREGDSILSFYNNGQEILVFERFNS comes from the coding sequence ATGAAAAAAAGTTTATTAGATTTTCATTTAATTTTCTTAGGGTTATTTCCATTATTTTTAATCACTAGCTGTGGAACATCAAAAAAAGCATTGAAAGATTATAACGAAGTTCAAATAAATCAATCGGTAGATGAAGTTACTATAAGTACCGGTACAATCGATAAAGCAGATAATGTAATTACTATAAAAGTAGAGGATCAAGGAACTAATACAACTAAAAAACCTAAGGACAAACTAGATAAAATAATGGTTTATCTAGGTGATGAGAATGTAGTGAAATGGAAATTAGTTAGATTGAATTCTCAAAATGCTTCTGATTTATACGAAACTTTACCCTTGATGAGATTTGATGAACCTTGGAAACAAATTTACGGAACAACAGGTTGTAACAAATTTACTGCCTATTATACTTGGGAAAATACTATTTTTAATTTATCAAGATTATCTTCAACCGAATTGCCTTGTGATTTTGATGAATCTCAATTTTTAAATGCTTTGCAAAGTATTGATGAAATTAGAGAAGGAGATTCTATTTTATCATTTTATAATAATGGACAAGAAATTTTAGTTTTTGAAAGATTTAATTCATGA